In a genomic window of Plectropomus leopardus isolate mb chromosome 6, YSFRI_Pleo_2.0, whole genome shotgun sequence:
- the LOC121944745 gene encoding lymphocyte antigen 6D-like, whose product MMKFLGALILFMTLSAAYGLRCHICNGKTCTNPQSCPVGMDRCALIETTNAVSKNCMNNSGCGDTIKCCETDLCNSAISTGSSVLLLLVSSGIITLFL is encoded by the exons ATGATGAAGTTCCTGGGAGCTCTGATCCTGTTTATGACTCTGTCTGCAG caTATGGATTAAGATGCCACATATGTAATGGCAAAACCTGCACCAATCCACAGTCTTGTCCAGTAGGCATGGATCGTTGTGCCCTCATCGAAACAACCA ATGCAGTAAGCAAGAACTGCATGAACAACAGTGGATGTGGTGACACTATTAAGTGCTGTGAAACAGACCTGTGTAACAGCGCCATATCCACTGGTTCCagtgtcctcctcctgctggtGTCCTCAGGCATcatcactctctttctctga